GCGGGTTCAGAGGCTTGATCCGCCGGCGAATCGACGCGCCGGCAACTCAGGTCCAGCACGATCCGCTGGCGACCGACGGCGCGGACAAGGCCAGACAAGCGAGACTCGATCAATTTCCCCACTTTGTCGAACAGCCAACTGGTCACGATCACGTGACTGGCACCTGCGTCGATCCACTCGGCCGCGTTTTCCGCCGTGATCCCGCCACCGATCTGCATTCCGCCGGGGTACGCCGACAGCGCCGACCGGGCGGCGGCGTCGTTGCCCGGGCCGAGCTTGATGATGTGCCCCCCACCCAGGCCATCCCTGCGATATTTCGCGGCATACCATTGAGACGGTTGCTGGGCGACGAAGTTTTCGACCGGACCGTCGCCGACATCACGCAGCGATCCGCCCACGATTTGTTTGACGCGGCCGTTGTGCAGGTCGATACAGGGTCGAAATTTGGTCACGGAATGACAAGCAAGTTTGATTGGACTGATCTGGTATAAATAGAGTGCCGCCCGATTGGCTGGACCCATTCTATTTGAACACGACTTTGATGCCTGCCAACCGACCGCTCGATCCGAAACTGACCTCGCTGTTAGAAAACCTACGATCACGGGTTCGTCGCTACGTCGTCTGGGATTCTGTCCTGGCACTCGCCACGGTGATCTTGGCCGCGTTTTGGATCGGTCTAGCACTCGATTATTTGCCCGTCCAACTGGGCGGCACCGAAATGCCGCGACTGGCCCGGATGATGTTGTTGGCCGTGGTCGCCGCTGTGGTGGTCGCGATTGCGACTTTGATGTTGGTGGGACGGTTGCGCCGGCCGTTACCCGATGACAGCCTGGCGTTGCTTGTGGAACGCCATCATCCGCGACTGGGCGGCCGATTGGTGACCGCTGTGCAACTGAACCGCCCCGATCGTGACGGCGACTCGCATTCGAGCGTGCTTTTGGATCACGTTCATCGCGAGGCGGCGCAAGCGATCGACGAAGTCGACCCGGGCAAGGTTTTCCGGTGGCAACCGCTGGTACGCAAGGCGATGGTGGCGGTGCCGCTGGCGCTGCTGTCGATCGCATTTTTAATCATCAGCCCACAGGCGTTTGCACGAGCAGCATCGCGGCTGACATTGCTGTCCGATGAACCCTGGCCACGGCGTGCAAATCTAGAAATGGTTGGCATCGAATTGCCGATCGTAACGGCGGTGGACGGTGACATAGCACCACCGAATTTGGTCGCGTTCGACCAGAACCAGACCGTCCGATTGCCTCGCGGCAGCAGCCCGACGCTGCGGATTCGGGCGGAAGCCGAAACGTCAGAGTTGCCAATCGTTTGCACCGTTTACTATCGGACCGATGGGGGCACGCGCGGCCAATCCAACATGCGACGTGTCGGCCGAGTGACCGATGGGTACCAGTCCTTTGTTTTGGACGGACCGCCGCTTAGCGGACTCAGCGAATCGATGACGCTGGATGTCCGAGGACTCGACGATCGGTTGGATGATTTTCGCATCGAAGCGATCACACCGCCGGCGCTGACGGAGATGAACGTGACGGTTCGGTACGCCGAGTATTTGCGCGGCGACGGTAGCGGCGAAACAGATATGCAGACCGATTATCAATCGGGACTTCGAATCCGCGAAGGCAGCGAAGTGACATTGGTCGCAGCTTCAAGCGAACCGCTGGGCGACTGCGAAGTGGTACTGAAGACGGCGAACGAATCGGCAACAGATTTTCAGTTGGCGTATTCGGATGACCGTCGACAATTGAGACTGCTGATCGATGATTTTGATACGGCAACCACGGTGGCGATCGTGCCTCGCGACGCCGACGGAATCTCGGCCCAGGCACCGTATCGATACTTCTTGGGCGTTGTGCTGGACGAGCCGCCGGAATTGAAGATGCGGCTGGACGGAATCGGCAGCGCGGTGACGCCGATCGCACGAATCCCCGTCGAAGCCGTGGTGACCGATGACTATGGAGTTGACCAATTGGTCGTTTCGGTGACACCGTCGAAAGCGGAAGCCGACAACACAGATCAAAATTCGATACCGGAAGTATCAGCCAGCGTCCTTCCAAAAGTCGATCGTGATGGCAACGCGACAACCGAGTTGGATCTGCGTGAGTTGGTTGCCGGCGGCAAGCTGGCCGAATTGGTTCCCGGCGGTGCGATCAACGTGATCGGGGAAGCAAGCGACCGATACGACTTGGCCGGCAAGCACGTGACGCGAAGCGAAGTCTATCGCTTGGAAGTCGTTACTGCCGAGCAATTGCTGGCTCGATTGGAACGGAGCGAATTGGCGCTGCGATCTCGGTTGGAACAAACGATCGACGAGACGCGGAACCTGCGAGAATCGCTGAATCTGCTGCGTCGCAATTTCGACGAAGACGACGGCGGACTCGACGAAACCGAAAAGACTCGGCAACAGCAAATTCGCCGACTTCGTGCCCAACAAAGTGGGCTGCAGGCGAGCAAGACGTCGGAGGAATTGTCGGGGATTGCGGCATCGCTGGACGACATCCTACGTGAGATGACAAACAATCGAGTCGATTCGGTGGACCGTCAAGAACGGATCGGACAGGGTGTGCGTGACCCGTTGCGAAAGATCGTTGACGAACCGCTGGCGAGGCTTCGCGAACAGATCGTCGACGTCGAACGCAGTGTCGATGATTCGGCGGACGCTCAAGGCAAGACGGTTGTCGCGATCGAAACGGCGGACGAAGTGCTGCTTCGGTTGACCGAAGTACTGGACAAAATGCTGGATCTGGAGAGCTACAATGAGATTCTTGACATTGTTCGTGAACTGATCGACGACCAAGGCAAACTGTTAGACGACACAAAGAGCGAGCGGAAAAAGCGAGTCCTGGATTTGTTTGAATGAGCGGCGCGGTTGGTTCGATGACGGACAATCACTCGAAGAATAGAGATGCAAATATGATGATGCGAATCGTTCTGGCAATCGTTCTTGGGTGCTCCTTCGTTATCTCTCAAGCCGACGCATTACGAGCGGACGAGACGCCGCTTAGCCAGCGGCAAACCGGCGTGGCCGAGCGGTACCAGCGACTAGAAGAGCTGCTGCTGCGATTGGCGGATGTCGAGTCGGTGGAGAACC
The sequence above is a segment of the Rubripirellula tenax genome. Coding sequences within it:
- the hisA gene encoding phosphoribosylformimino-5-aminoimidazole carboxamide ribotide isomerase — encoded protein: MTKFRPCIDLHNGRVKQIVGGSLRDVGDGPVENFVAQQPSQWYAAKYRRDGLGGGHIIKLGPGNDAAARSALSAYPGGMQIGGGITAENAAEWIDAGASHVIVTSWLFDKVGKLIESRLSGLVRAVGRQRIVLDLSCRRVDSPADQASEPAWRVAMNRWQTQTEIEIVPAQLDRLAAFCDEFLIHAADVEGLCQGIDASLVDRLGDWASQSPAAIPMTYAGGVTTMADIDQIATASGGAVDVTVGSALDLFGGRGIRYDDLLRRNGK
- a CDS encoding polyketide synthase; the protein is MPANRPLDPKLTSLLENLRSRVRRYVVWDSVLALATVILAAFWIGLALDYLPVQLGGTEMPRLARMMLLAVVAAVVVAIATLMLVGRLRRPLPDDSLALLVERHHPRLGGRLVTAVQLNRPDRDGDSHSSVLLDHVHREAAQAIDEVDPGKVFRWQPLVRKAMVAVPLALLSIAFLIISPQAFARAASRLTLLSDEPWPRRANLEMVGIELPIVTAVDGDIAPPNLVAFDQNQTVRLPRGSSPTLRIRAEAETSELPIVCTVYYRTDGGTRGQSNMRRVGRVTDGYQSFVLDGPPLSGLSESMTLDVRGLDDRLDDFRIEAITPPALTEMNVTVRYAEYLRGDGSGETDMQTDYQSGLRIREGSEVTLVAASSEPLGDCEVVLKTANESATDFQLAYSDDRRQLRLLIDDFDTATTVAIVPRDADGISAQAPYRYFLGVVLDEPPELKMRLDGIGSAVTPIARIPVEAVVTDDYGVDQLVVSVTPSKAEADNTDQNSIPEVSASVLPKVDRDGNATTELDLRELVAGGKLAELVPGGAINVIGEASDRYDLAGKHVTRSEVYRLEVVTAEQLLARLERSELALRSRLEQTIDETRNLRESLNLLRRNFDEDDGGLDETEKTRQQQIRRLRAQQSGLQASKTSEELSGIAASLDDILREMTNNRVDSVDRQERIGQGVRDPLRKIVDEPLARLREQIVDVERSVDDSADAQGKTVVAIETADEVLLRLTEVLDKMLDLESYNEILDIVRELIDDQGKLLDDTKSERKKRVLDLFE